Proteins found in one Triticum aestivum cultivar Chinese Spring chromosome 4D, IWGSC CS RefSeq v2.1, whole genome shotgun sequence genomic segment:
- the LOC123098077 gene encoding 3-ketoacyl-CoA synthase 1, with product MESAPAAAFMERERLTAEVTFSGDAQAASPEGAERLPSIIIKIRRRLPDFARSVNLKYVKLGLRHGGSLTSYLPMLCVPVLAAAAYSFVRLDVIYLSIDLLSCVAWLGTAMLLLTVYYFKRPRPVYLVEFACYKPEDQNKITKEAFLDMTESTGCFNQETLAFQTKITTRSALGDETYLPSGVQARPPRLNMAEARLEAEAVMFGCLDALFASTGIDPRRDVRILIVNCSLFNPTPSLASMIIHHYKMREDVKSFNLGGMGCSAGLIAIDLAKDMLQANPNSYAVVLSTENITLNWYFGNDRSMLLSNCIFRMGGAAALLSNRGADAGRAKYRLLHTVRTHKGATDECFKCVYQREDDVGKVGVSLARELMTVAGDALKTNITTLGPLVLPLSEQLKFLKSLMMRRVFRAKGVRPYIPNFRRAFEHFCVHAGGRAVLEEVQRSLSLEDKDMEPSRCALHRFGNTSSSSLWYELAYAEAKGRVKRGNRVWQIGFGSGFKCNSAVWRALRDVPAVSAPGPEEKACNPWVDCVAKYPPKAYV from the coding sequence ATGGAGTCTGCGCCGGCGGCGGCCTTCATGGAGCGGGAGCGCCTCACGGCGGAGGTGACCTTCTCCGGGGACGCGCAGGCGGCGTCGCCCGAGGGCGCCGAGCGGCTGCCCAGCATCATCATCAAGATCCGGCGTCGCCTCCCGGACTTCGCCCGCTCCGTCAACCTCAAGTACGTCAAGCTCGGGCTCCGGCACGGCGGCAGCCTCACGTCCTACCTGCCGATGCTGTGCGTGCCGGTGCTCGCCGCGGCCGCCTACTCCTTCGTCCGCCTCGACGTCATCTACCTCTCCATCGACCTGCTCAGCTGCGTCGCCTGGCTCGGCACCGCCATGCTGCTCCTCACCGTCTACTACTTCAAGAGGCCTCGCCCGGTGTACCTCGTCGAGTTCGCGTGCTACAAGCCGGAGGACCAGAACAAGATCACCAAGGAGGCCTTCCTCGACATGACCGAGAGCACCGGGTGCTTCAATCAGGAGACGCTCGCGTTCCAGACCAAGATCACCACCCGCTCCGCGCTCGGCGACGAGACGTACCTGCCCTCCGGCGTCCAGGCGCGCCCGCCGAGGCTCAACATGGCCgaggcgcggctggaggccgaggcggtcATGTTCGGCTGCCTGGACGCTCTGTTCGCGTCCACCGGGATCGACCCGCGCCGCGACGTGCGCATCCTCATAGTCAACTGCAGCCTCTTCAACCCGACGCCGTCTCTGGCGTCCATGATCATCCACCATTACAAGATGCGCGAGGACGTCAAGTCGTTCAACCTGGGCGGCATGGGGTGCAGCGCCGGCCTCATCGCCATCGACCTCGCCAAGGACATGCTCCAGGCCAACCCCAACTCGTACGCGGTTGTGCTCAGCACCGAGAACATCACCCTCAACTGGTACTTCGGGAACGACCGCTCCATGCTGCTCTCCAACTGCATCTTCCGCATGGGCGGCGCGGCGGCTCTGCTCTCGAACCGGGGCGCGGACGCCGGGCGCGCCAAGTACCGCCTCCTCCACACGGTCCGGACGCACAAGGGCGCCACGGACGAGTGCTTCAAGTGCGTGTACCAGCGCGAGGACGACGTGGGCAAGGTGGGCGTGTCGTTGGCGCGGGAGCTCATGACGGTGGCCGGCGACGCGCTCAAGACCAACATCACCACGCTGGGGCCCCTGGTGCTGCCCCTGAGCGAGCAGCTCAAGTTCCTCAAGTCGCTGATGATGCGCCGGGTGTTCCGCGCCAAGGGCGTGCGGCCCTACATCCCCAACTTCCGGCGCGCGTTCGAGCACTTCTGCGTGCACGCCGGCGGGCGCGCGGTGCTGGAGGAGGTGCAGCGCAGCCTGAGCCTGGAGGACAAGGACATGGAGCCGAGCAGGTGCGCCCTGCACCGGTTCGGCAACACGAGCAGCAGCTCGCTGTGGTACGAGCTGGCCTACGCCGAGGCCAAGGGCCGGGTGAAGCGCGGCAACCGCGTCTGGCAGATCGGGTTCGGGTCCGGGTTCAAGTGCAACAGCGCGGTGTGGCGCGCGCTCCGCGACGTGCCGGCCGTGTCGGCGCCGGGGCCGGAGGAGAAGGCCTGCAACCCGTGGGTGGACTGCGTCGCCAAGTACCCGCCCAAGGCGTACGTCTGA
- the LOC123100083 gene encoding uncharacterized protein codes for MGLLSYAAMCLSLAFLLQSYAAATAPTGMLERETKQQIIASIPPHGQENPVLFLTSPSGKYAAHFMRSQTAPGAGGLGADFCYVEILDSTEPGAEGRSVWESECLAVSTVNTCVLVFSWKGLEVFDGSNSVWHTHDTESDDNNFLKTLQLVDEGDMRILDKGGELAWKASDEPRAAQHCGMPGSPGLVSAMPPFAEPAGHGSSNLPFGQEPEGTGNAGVAQPTLPLPEAAGTGGVAGQGQAVEDVGQTIGFGSQPLVDNSPYDSGAPKHGCSLLGFGVALGVSSAAIAMALGL; via the coding sequence ATGGGACTCCTCTCCTACGCTGCCATGTGCCTCTCGCTGGCGTTTCTTCTCCAATCCTACGCCGCCGCGACGGCGCCAACCGGCATGCTTGAGCGGGAAACCAAGCAGCAAATCATAGCGAGCATCCCGCCGCACGGGCAGGAGAACCCCGTGCTATTCCTGACGTCGCCGTCCGGCAAGTACGCGGCGCACTTCATGCGCAGCCAGACCGCGCCGGGCGCGGGCGGCCTCGGAGCCGACTTCTGCTACGTCGAGATCCTCGACTCCACGGAGCCCGGCGCGGAGGGGCGGAGCGTGTGGGAGTCGGAGTGCTTGGCGGTGAGCACAGTCAACACGTGCGTGCTCGTGTTCTCGTGGAAAGGGCTGGAGGTGTTCGACGGGAGCAACTCCGTGTGGCACACGCACGACACGGAGTCGGACGACAACAACTTCCTCAAGACCCTGCAGCTGGTTGACGAGGGTGACATGCGCATCCTCGACAAGGGCGGCGAGCTCGCGTGGAAGGCCAGCGACGAGCCGCGCGCGGCGCAACACTGCGGGATGCCCGGCTCGCCCGGCCTGGTCTCGGCAATGCCGCCCTTCGCGGAGCCGGCTGGGCACGGAAGCAGCAACCTGCCATTTGGACAGGAACCAGAAGGCACTGGCAATGCCGGTGTAGCACAGCCCACTCTGCCGCTGCCGGAAGCGGCAGGGACCGGTGGTGTCGCTGGGCAGGGGCAGGCCGTGGAGGACGTGGGGCAGACGATTGGGTTTGGCAGCCAACCATTGGTGGACAACAGCCCATACGACAGTGGTGCACCGAAGCATGGATGCAGCTTGCTTGGATTTGGAGTTGCACTGGGTGTCAGTAGTGCTGCCATTGCCATGGCCCTCGGTCTCTGA